The bacterium genomic sequence CTCCCGCGGCGCGCACGTGCCGGTCGAAGCGGTCCAGGTAGTGATCGAGGTGCGCCAGCGTGTGCGCCTTAATCGCGCGCGCCTGCTCGCGCCACGTCTCCCACTCGGGGAAACCCTCGAGCACCCGCGCACGGTTCCCGCGGAAGGTGTGCATCGATCGCGACAGGTTCGCCTGGAGCAGCGGATCGGCGAGCGCCCGGCGCGCGTTCTCGATGAACTCAATCGGCGCCCCCGGTTCGTGGTCGGCCGTCATCCGGACACCGCCTCGCCGGCGAGAATCTCCGCCAGATGCAGCGCGCGCACGCCGGCGCCGCCGCGCGACAACCCGCCGCCGACGTGCATCAGGCACGATGCATCGGTGCCCGTGACGACCGAAGCGCCGGTGCCGCGAATCGCGTCGATCTTAGAGCGGAGCATCGCGCCCGACACGGGGGCCATCTTCACCGCAAACGCCCCGCCGAAACCGCAGCACTCGTCGACGCCCGGAAGCGGCACGTATTCCAGACCCCGCACCGCCCGGAGCAGCCGCAGCGGCTGCTCGTATAGGCCGAGTTCGCGATACCCGTGACAAGAAGCGAGGTACGTGACCCGCCCGTGGAACGTCGCGCCGACGTCGTCGACACCGAGCCGCTTCGTGAGGAACTCCGACAACTCGTAGGTTCGGTCACCTACGGCCGCCGCCAGTGCCAGCGACGCCGGGTCTCCCTCGAAGAGCACCGGGTAGAAGTGCCGGACCATGCCGGCGCAGGACCCCGACGGGGTCACGATGGCGTCGACGTCCGCAAACGTCCGGAGGTGATGCGCCGCGACGCGGCGCGCCTCATCCCAGAAGCCGTCGTTGAACGGCAGTTGCCCGCAGCATGTCTGCCCGGCGGGCACGAGGACCCGTACGCCGAGCCGCTCGAGCACACGCGTCGTCGCACCGGCAACGCTGGGAAACAGGTGGTCAACCAGACAGGTGATGAAAAGCGACGCGCGTGTCATGGTGGGTGGCTGGGACTTTCTCTCCGGGCCGGCGGGGCCCCTGCCCCAGGAAAGGGCGAATAACCTATGCAGCGCGCCACAGAGTCACAGCCCGCGCCAGTGTCAGGAAGTCACAGGGAGCGCCGCGGGCATCCCAGAGGCGAACGAGGTTTCGCCCACGGCTCCGCGGGGTAAAAGGCCGGGCGGTAGGAAATTGGACGCGCTGCTTGGAAATCGTGAGAGGAGGTGGACACCATGCTGATCCCGCTAATGATCCTCGCGGGACTGTTTCTGTGGGCGACCGGACACTTGATCCTGAGGTAATCTGACACCCCCACGCTCCCATCGAACCGACACGCTAATACCCCGAGGGCTGCAGTTCACCCGCTTTGGCACGCCAGCGCATCTCCGCGATCTGCTGCTCCGTGACGTAGACAGGCGTACTGTCCGCGCCGTGCGCCGATCTTCCCGGGGGATGCCGGGATTCCGTTCTCGCCTACGACGACCCGGAGGTTCCGAAGGGTCGCGCGGTGCGGGCGCACCGGCACGCGGGGGTGGCTAGGGCCGGCGGCCGCGCGGGATGCGGGCGCCGAGCGCCTGGGCGATCCGCCGCGCCGCGTCCCGTTCCGCGATGCGCTCCCGTTTGTCGTACTCGTGGCGGCCGCGCGCCAGTCCAAGCTCCACCTTCGCCACCCCGTTCCGGAAGTAGAGTCGAAGCGGAACCAGCGTATAGCCCTTCTGCTCCGCGCGCTGGCCCAACCGGACGATCTCGTTGCGGTGCAGCAGCAGCTTGCGCGTCCGGAGCGGATCGTGGTTGTGGATGTTTCCCTGTGCGTAGGGGCTGATGTGCAGGTGATGCAGCCAGACCTCGCCGTTCTGCACGCGGGCGTACGCGTCTTGCAGGTTCGCACGGCCCGCGCGCAGTGACTTCACCTCGGTGCCGGTCAGCGCGATGCCGGCCTCGTGGGTCTCTTCGATCCAGTACTCATGGCGCGCGCGCCGATTCGTGACCACGACGCGGCTCTCGTCATCGACCTTTCCGCCCGCCGGCATGGGGTCACCCCGCCCGCACGAACGTCCCACGCGCGTCCGCCAGACGTGTACCGTCCGGCAGCGTGAGGTGTGCCTCCGCGGAGAACACCCGTCCGCGATCCCGGACGACGGTCGCCGTGACGACGAGCCGCTGACCGATCGGCGCCTCGCGCCGGTACCGCACCTCGAGCCGCGCCGTCAGCGCCTCTCGCCCTTGCAGGTGCACGAGGTTCGCCATCGCGTCGTCCAGCGCCGCTGCGACGATCCCGCCGTGAACCACGCCCTCGTATCCCTGGTATTCCGGCCCGGGCGTGAACTCCGCGCGGATCCCCTGTGCTTCCGCGGCAAACCGCAACCGCAGCCCGATCGGGTTGTGCTGGCCGCAGGCGAAACACCCCCCCGCGTCACGCACCGGTCTGTTCCTCGGCGCTTTCGAGCTCGGCATACAGGGTCTCGAGCGCAGCGCTGACCTCCTCATAACGCCGCACCGTCAATCGCGCGCGATCGGCGTCGCGGTAGAGCTCGGGGTCGCCCATGAGGCGGCTGAGATCGGCCTGCTCACGCTCGAGCCCACCGATCCTGGCCACGAGCTCGTCGGCGCTCGGACCGGCCACGCGCCGCGCGACGGCAGCCGGGCGCGATCGGGTCTCACGACGCTCCCCGCCAGCGCTCGCGGAGACCTCCGCCTTTGCGGCGGGTGCGGGGTCGCCATCCCCGCGTGCCCGCGACGGGGCCGCGGCGGTCGCAGGCGCCGACCCCCGGGCAGCCAGCGCCCCTCGATAGGCGTGGTATGGCCCCGCGGCCGCGGTCAACTCGCCGTTCCCAAGTACCAGCAGCCGTTCGGCGATGTGGTCGAGCAGGTACCGATCGTGCGACACGATCAGAACCGCGCCCGGAAACGCCCGCAGGGCGCCCTCCAACGCCTCAAGCGACGGGAGATCCAGGTGGGTCGTCGGCTCGTCCAGCAGCAAGAGGTCCGGACGGTCCAGCACGAGCTTGGCGAGGGCGACGCGGCGCCGCTCGCCGCCGCTCAACTGCCCCACGCGCTTGTACGCGGTCTCCCCCGAGAACAAGAACCGTCCCAGCAGCGTGCGCACCTGCTCCGGGGACATCCGCCGCTCGCCCAGCACCTCGTCGAGCACCGTCCGTTCGAGGTCCAGGGTCTCTTCGGCGTGCTGCGCGAAGTACCCGAACCGAACGCCGGGTCCCGGTTCAACCGTCCCGAACGTCGGTGGCTCGGCGCCCGTGACGATCCGAAGCAGTGTCGTCTTGCCCGTCCCGTTCGGGCCGATCAGGCCCACCTTCTCGCCGCGCCGGATCTCAAACGAGACGTGGCGGAGCACCTCGGCGTGCCCAAACCGCTTCGTGACGTTCCGGGCGCGGAGCACCACCTGCGGCCCGCGACGGGGCGTATCCAGGCGGAACGAGAGCGTGCGGGCGGTCTTCGGCGCTTC encodes the following:
- a CDS encoding PaaI family thioesterase; the protein is MRDAGGCFACGQHNPIGLRLRFAAEAQGIRAEFTPGPEYQGYEGVVHGGIVAAALDDAMANLVHLQGREALTARLEVRYRREAPIGQRLVVTATVVRDRGRVFSAEAHLTLPDGTRLADARGTFVRAG
- a CDS encoding (Fe-S)-binding protein, which encodes MTRASLFITCLVDHLFPSVAGATTRVLERLGVRVLVPAGQTCCGQLPFNDGFWDEARRVAAHHLRTFADVDAIVTPSGSCAGMVRHFYPVLFEGDPASLALAAAVGDRTYELSEFLTKRLGVDDVGATFHGRVTYLASCHGYRELGLYEQPLRLLRAVRGLEYVPLPGVDECCGFGGAFAVKMAPVSGAMLRSKIDAIRGTGASVVTGTDASCLMHVGGGLSRGGAGVRALHLAEILAGEAVSG
- a CDS encoding ABC-F family ATP-binding cassette domain-containing protein; the encoded protein is MPLLSVSNLTKTYGGVTVLAGVAFAIEPGDKVGLVGRNGAGKTTVLRLLARLDTPDDGAVAVRPGAGVGYLAQLPDTSDGHTLWEEAAGAFYGLRQIERRLHEAEVRLAAPEVHGDDALLAEALEEYGRLRDRFETTGGFTYEAEIRRTLAGLGFRESQYTQSLASMSGGQQSRAALARLLLSAPDLLLLDEPTNHLDLEALEWLQEFLVEYRGAVLLVSHDRYLLDAATTRTLELDGGRIDEYPGNYSYYATERVARHARQQEAFERQQEEIEALKEYIRRNHAGQNARQAKSREKRLARIQPVEAPKTARTLSFRLDTPRRGPQVVLRARNVTKRFGHAEVLRHVSFEIRRGEKVGLIGPNGTGKTTLLRIVTGAEPPTFGTVEPGPGVRFGYFAQHAEETLDLERTVLDEVLGERRMSPEQVRTLLGRFLFSGETAYKRVGQLSGGERRRVALAKLVLDRPDLLLLDEPTTHLDLPSLEALEGALRAFPGAVLIVSHDRYLLDHIAERLLVLGNGELTAAAGPYHAYRGALAARGSAPATAAAPSRARGDGDPAPAAKAEVSASAGGERRETRSRPAAVARRVAGPSADELVARIGGLEREQADLSRLMGDPELYRDADRARLTVRRYEEVSAALETLYAELESAEEQTGA
- the smpB gene encoding SsrA-binding protein SmpB, whose translation is MPAGGKVDDESRVVVTNRRARHEYWIEETHEAGIALTGTEVKSLRAGRANLQDAYARVQNGEVWLHHLHISPYAQGNIHNHDPLRTRKLLLHRNEIVRLGQRAEQKGYTLVPLRLYFRNGVAKVELGLARGRHEYDKRERIAERDAARRIAQALGARIPRGRRP